A portion of the Punica granatum isolate Tunisia-2019 chromosome 7, ASM765513v2, whole genome shotgun sequence genome contains these proteins:
- the LOC116214925 gene encoding probably inactive leucine-rich repeat receptor-like protein kinase At5g48380, producing MELLRDRSLHLVFIIVFLGLSLCIFPIHGDERDVDCLRSIYESVEDPYGYLTSTWDFKNNSEGAICSFTGVECWHQGENRVLNLKLTNMSLRGSFPLGLANCTSMVAFDLSNNDFWGPLPTNMSKFIGFLTTLVLSSNNFSGQIPASLSGCKYLNVLNLDHNRFSGQIPPELGLLDRMKTFSVANNLLSGQIPKFENNFTAEDFANNLGLCGEPLDPCSLTFSKRLDPYLIAGSVMFGATIIALVMCAALIFRHCNSKRS from the coding sequence ATGGAGCTTCTTCGGGACCGAAGCCTTCACCTTGTATTCATTATTGTGTTTCTCGGGTTATCGCTCTGTATATTTCCGATCCACGGGGATGAACGCGACGTGGATTGCCTGAGAAGCATATATGAATCGGTCGAAGACCCTTATGGTTACTTGACCAGCACGTGGGATTTCAAGAACAACAGCGAAGGCGCCATCTGCTCCTTCACTGGGGTTGAGTGCTGGCACCAGGGCGAAAATAGGGTCCTCAACCTCAAGCTCACCAACATGAGCCTCAGGGGCTCATTCCCTCTTGGCCTCGCAAACTGCACGAGCATGGTGGCATTTGACCTCTCAAACAACGACTTCTGGGGACCTCTCCCTACCAATATGTCGAAGTTCATTGGGTTCTTGACTACCCTGGTCCTCTCATCGAATAACTTCTCGGGTCAAATCCCTGCAAGCCTCTCGGGATGCAAATATCTGAATGTGCTCAATCTGGACCACAACCGGTTTTCGGGTCAGATTCCTCCGGAGTTGGGCTTGCTTGACCGGATGAAGACATTCAGTGTTGCCAACAATCTTCTATCAGGGCAGATCCCAAAGTTTGAGAATAATTTTACGGCAGAAGACTTTGCTAATAATCTCGGGCTCTGCGGAGAGCCTCTAGATCCTTGCTCATTGACTTTCTCCAAGAGACTAGACCCTTATCTTATCGCAGGATCCGTAATGTTTGGTGCTACCATTATAGCGCTAGTTATGTGCGCGGCCCTAATTTTTCGTCATTGTAATAGTAAACGGTCCTAA
- the LOC116213678 gene encoding cytosolic sulfotransferase 5-like encodes MATPLITATQCFVPKPKEEEKQVEETYKRYRQLIVPTLPRQKGWMSEHLYMHQDYWFETTIVEGVMYLQEHFKPRPADVLLATAPKCGTTWLKGLIFSIINRTCYNASAKDHPLLTAGVHECMPFLEVHLFTDLPIGDTEILSSPRLLSTHVPYAMLPESARGPNGCRIVHMWRNPRDAFVSFWHFVTGWRRKAQLSELSLCEAFDLFSQGVSPYGPFWDQILGYWKASQEYPDKVLFLKYEDMKRDPKHLVKKLAEFLGQPVTVEEEERGVVDEILALCSFESMSKAEVAEKGNFHGGRPSYKDFFRKGEVGDSKNLLTDDMIRRLEEITKVKFNGTGLEI; translated from the coding sequence ATGGCAACTCCACTAATCACTGCCACACAATGCTTTGTGCCTAAACCTAAGGAAGAGGAGAAGCAAGTGGAGGAGACCTACAAAAGGTATAGACAGCTCATAGTCCCAACCCTTCCACGGCAAAAGGGATGGATGAGCGAGCACTTGTACATGCACcaagactattggtttgagACGACGATCGTAGAAGGTGTCATGTACCTCCAGGAACACTTTAAACCTCGGCCGGCCGATGTTCTCCTAGCCACTGCCCCCAAGTGTGGCACAACCTGGCTCAAAGGCTTGATCTTCTCGATCATCAACCGAACATGTTACAATGCAAGTGCGAAAGACCACCCCCTGCTTACAGCCGGCGTGCATGAGTGCATGCCTTTCTTGGAGGTGCACCTGTTCACGGATCTCCCTATTGGGGACACGGAGATCCTATCCTCGCCACGCCTGCTAAGCACTCACGTTCCCTACGCCATGCTGCCTGAATCAGCCAGAGGCCCTAACGGCTGTCGCATCGTGCATATGTGGAGAAACCCGAGAGACGCATTTGTTTCTTTCTGGCACTTCGTGACCGGATGGAGACGGAAGGCTCAACTGTCAGAACTTTCGCTTTGTGAAGCATTCGACTTGTTCTCCCAAGGGGTGTCTCCTTATGGACCTTTCTGGGATCAAATCTTAGGCTATTGGAAAGCAAGTCAAGAGTACCCTGACAAGGTATTGTTCCTAAAGTACGAAGACATGAAGAGGGATCCAAAACACCTCGTAAAAAAACTAGCCGAGTTCTTGGGGCAGCCCGTCAccgtggaggaggaggagaggggcGTCGTGGACGAGATCCTCGCTCTATGTAGCTTTGAGAGCATGAGCAAAGCTGAGGTCGCCGAAAAAGGGAACTTTCACGGAGGACGTCCGAGTTATAAAGACTTCTTCAGGAAAGGCGAGGTTGGAGACTCGAAGAATCTTCTGACGGATGATATGATTCGGCGCCTCGAAGAGATTACTAAGGTAAAGTTCAACGGCACTGGATTGGAAATATAA
- the LOC116214060 gene encoding probably inactive leucine-rich repeat receptor-like protein kinase At5g48380: MERVMGRSFRLVLFSLFLRLLLCVVPIHGDERDVDCLRSIYESVEDPYQYLNSTWNFKNNSKGAICSFTGVECWHPDDNKVLSIKLGSMNLKGPFPLGLANCTSLTGLDLSNNDFWGPLPANMLKFVGFLTTLVLSSNNFSGQIPASLSECKYLNVLNLDHNRFSGQIPPELGLLSRIKTFSVANNLLSGQIPKLQNNFTAEDFANNLGLCGGPLDPCLLSPKSSNTKIIAGAAIGGVTASALVIGAGLIFLLRRASVKRKRLEDPEGNRWTKSLKGSKGVKVSMFEKSVSKMKLGDLMKATNNFNKNNIIGSGRTGTMYKAVLEDGMLLMCKRLQDSQHSEKEFVSEMATLGSVKHKNLVPLLGFCMAKNEKILIYKYMEHGALHDNLHPEDDVEEKEALDWSLRLKIGIGAARGLAWLHHNCNPRIIHRNISSKCILLDGEFEPRISDFGLARLMNPVDTHLSTFVNGEFGDLGYVAPEYTRTLVATPKGDVYSFGIVLLELVTGERPTQVKRGGESFKGNLVEWVMMMSGDSRLNDVIDESLLGKGVDREIFQFLKVACNCVVPGPKERPTMFEVYQLLRAIGERYNFSTENDIMVPTDSGDAHWEELIVAQDSTTV; this comes from the exons ATGGAGCGTGTTATGGGCCGAAGCTTTCGCCTTGTTCTCTTTAGTTTGTTTCTCCGGTTATTGCTCTGTGTAGTTCCGATCCACGGGGACGAGCGCGATGTCGATTGCCTGAGAAGCATATATGAATCGGTCGAAGACCCTTATCAGTACTTGAACAGCACGTGGAATTTCAAGAACAACAGCAAAGGTGCCATCTGCTCCTTCACCGGGGTCGAGTGCTGGCACCCGGACGACAATAAGGTCCTCAGCATCAAGCTCGGGAGCATGAACCTCAAGGGGCCTTTCCCTCTCGGCCTCGCGAATTGCACGAGCCTGACAGGGTTGGACCTCTCGAACAACGACTTCTGGGGACCTCTCCCTGCCAATATGTTGAAGTTCGTTGGGTTCTTGACTACCCTGGTCCTCTCTTCGAATAACTTCTCGGGTCAAATCCCTGCAAGCCTCTCGGAATGCAAATATCTGAATGTGCTCAATCTGGACCACAACCGGTTTTCGGGTCAGATTCCTCCAGAGTTGGGCTTGCTTTCGCGGATAAAGACATTCAGTGTTGCCAACAATCTTCTATCGGGGCAGATCCCAAAGTTGCAGAATAATTTTACAGCAGAAGACTTTGCTAATAATCTTGGGCTCTGCGGAGGGCCTCTAGATCCTTGTCTGCTTAGTCCGAAGAGCTCGAACACTAAAATTATTGCAGGAGCTGCGATTGGTGGTGTGACTGCTTCAGCTCTAGTTATTGGCGCCGGGCTAATCTTCCTTCTCCGTAGAGCTTCGGTGAAGAGGAAGCGGCTGGAGGACCCTGAAGGAAATAGATGGACGAAGAGCCTAAAGGGAAGCAAAGGAGTTAAG GTATCCATGTTCGAGAAGTCGGTTTCTAAGATGAAACTAGGGGACCTCATGAAAGCTACGAACAACTTCAACAAGAACAACATAATCGGATCGGGAAGGACTGGGACCATGTACAAGGCGGTCCTTGAGGATGGGATGTTGCTTATGTGCAAGAGGCTGCAGGATTCTCAGCATTCTGAGAAAGAATTCGTATCTGAGATGGCCACTCTTGGAAGTGTCAAGCACAAGAACTTGGTTCCCCTACTGGGCTTCTGCATGGCTAAAAACGAGAAGATTTTGATTTATAAGTACATGGAGCATGGGGCCCTGCATGATAATCTCCATCCTGAGGATGACGTTGAAGAGAAGGAAGCCCTTGATTGGTCCCTGAGGCTCAAGATCGGGATTGGGGCTGCCCGAGGACTTGCATGGCTCCACCACAATTGCAACCCTCGGATCATCCACCGCAACATAAGCTCTAAGTGCATCCTATTGGATGGAGAATTTGAGCCCCGAATCTCAGACTTCGGTCTGGCCAGACTCATGAACCCGGTTGACACTCACCTCAGCACATTCGTGAATGGGGAGTTTGGTGACTTAGGGTATGTTGCCCCCGAGTACACGAGGACGCTCGTGGCCACCCCGAAAGGGGACGTGTACAGCTTCGGGATCGTGCTCCTGGAGCTGGTGACAGGGGAGAGGCCGACCCAAGTTAAGCGCGGTGGGGAGAGCTTTAAAGGGAACCTTGTGGAGTGGGTCATGATGATGTCAGGGGATTCTCGACTGAATGACGTGATTGATGAATCCCTGCTCGGAAAGGGTGTCGATAGAGAGATCTTCCAGTTCCTCAAGGTTGCGTGCAATTGCGTGGTACCTGGTCCCAAGGAGAGGCCCACCATGTTCGAAGTCTACCAGCTCCTCAGAGCTATTGGGGAGCGGTACAACTTCTCGACCGAGAACGATATTATGGTCCCAACAGACAGTGGTGATGCCCACTGGGAAGAGCTCATCGTGGCCCAAGACAGCACCACGGTCTGA
- the LOC116213679 gene encoding cytosolic sulfotransferase 15-like — MAAPLLITATQCFAHKTKQEEELQVEQIYKRYRELIIPNLPRQKGWMREHSCLYQGCWIDSKIIEGSMYLQEHFKARPTDVLLATPPKCGTTWLKGLIFSIMNRASYEPSMKEHPLLTSGVHECVPFLEVNLLRGPPIGDLEVLPSPRLLCTHVPYSMLPETARGHDGCRIVHMWRNPKDALVSFWHFAGVTY; from the coding sequence ATGGCTGCTCCTTTACTCATCACAGCTACACAATGTTTTGCTCACAAAACAAAGCAAGAAGAGGAATTACAAGTCGAGCAGATCTACAAAAGATATAGAGAGCTCATAATCCCAAACCTTCCTCGGCAAAAGGGATGGATGAGGGAGCACTCGTGCCTGTATCAAGGCTGTTGGATCGACTCGAAGATCATTGAAGGATCTATGTACTTACAGGAGCACTTCAAAGCTCGGCCAACCGATGTTCTCCTTGCCACTCCCCCGAAATGCGGCACGACTTGGCTCAAAGGCTTGATCTTCTCGATCATGAACCGAGCATCTTATGAGCCAAGTATGAAAGAGCACCCTCTGCTCACGAGTGGCGTGCATGAGTGCGTGCCTTTCTTGGAGGTGAACCTGTTGAGGGGGCCCCCTATCGGGGACCTGGAGGTCCTGCCCTCGCCCCGCCTGCTGTGCACTCACGTTCCCTACTCCATGTTGCCGGAGACGGCCAGAGGCCACGATGGCTGTCGCATCGTGCACATGTGGAGAAACCCTAAGGATGCACTCGTTTCCTTCTGGCACTTTGCGGGCGTTACATACTAA